Proteins from a single region of Lysinibacillus sp. JNUCC-52:
- the ftsX gene encoding permease-like cell division protein FtsX, translated as MKLNTVKRHFRESIKSLGRNSWMTIASVSAVTVTLILVGVFSLIMMNLNKVASDLENDVEIKVLIDETADEAAEKALLAKIEKLPDVAEFKYSTKEDELTKLVKDFGDDFKLFEQSNPLRNVIYVKATDPQQTATVAKTINKYEYTYDVKYGEGKVEKLFNFLNISRNVGLVLILGLLFTAIFLISNTIRITIIARRDEIEIMKLVGATNSFVRIPFLLEGMWLGILGSIIPIAVIATLYHNVYRIIAPRLQGELVQLLDFSPLVYQVSGLLLLIGVLIGIWGSFMSVRKFLKV; from the coding sequence ATGAAGCTTAATACAGTAAAACGACATTTTCGAGAGAGCATAAAATCACTTGGGCGTAATAGCTGGATGACAATTGCTTCTGTCAGCGCGGTTACAGTGACTTTGATATTAGTAGGTGTATTCTCGCTAATTATGATGAACTTGAATAAAGTAGCATCAGATTTAGAGAACGACGTTGAAATAAAAGTATTAATTGATGAAACAGCAGATGAAGCTGCTGAAAAAGCATTACTAGCAAAAATAGAAAAATTGCCTGATGTTGCGGAATTTAAGTATTCCACGAAAGAAGACGAATTGACAAAGCTAGTGAAAGATTTTGGGGATGACTTTAAGCTTTTTGAGCAAAGTAACCCGTTACGAAATGTTATTTATGTGAAGGCAACAGATCCACAGCAAACTGCCACGGTTGCAAAGACAATTAATAAGTATGAATATACATACGACGTGAAGTACGGTGAAGGTAAGGTAGAAAAACTTTTCAACTTCTTAAATATTAGTCGTAATGTAGGTCTTGTGCTGATTTTAGGATTATTATTCACAGCTATTTTCTTAATCTCTAATACGATTCGTATTACGATTATCGCACGTCGCGATGAAATCGAAATTATGAAACTAGTAGGTGCAACAAATTCGTTTGTCCGAATTCCATTCCTTTTAGAAGGTATGTGGCTGGGGATTTTAGGTTCTATTATCCCAATTGCGGTTATCGCAACACTTTATCACAATGTATATAGAATTATTGCACCTCGTTTACAAGGTGAGCTTGTTCAACTTCTTGACTTCTCACCACTTGTCTATCAAGTAAGTGGTCTATTACTGCTTATTGGTGTGCTTATTGGTATTTGGGGAAGCTTCATGTCTGTACGTAAATTTTTAAAAGTTTAA
- the ftsE gene encoding cell division ATP-binding protein FtsE, whose product MIEMKNVTKKYPNGVVATNGISVNIKQGEFVYVVGPSGAGKSTFIKLMYREEKATSGEITVNGINLGDLKNKKVPFLRRQLGVVFQDFKLLPRLNVYENVAFALEVIEEEPVEIRRRVMEVLDLVGLKHKARMFPNELSGGEQQRVSIARSIVNVPKVVIADEPTGNLDPETSWEIMNLFEEINARGTTIVMATHNREIVNTIRRRVIAIEGGMIVRDEHGGDYGYEA is encoded by the coding sequence ATGATAGAAATGAAAAATGTGACAAAGAAGTATCCGAATGGTGTAGTTGCGACAAATGGCATTTCGGTTAATATAAAACAAGGTGAATTCGTTTATGTTGTTGGTCCAAGTGGTGCAGGTAAATCGACATTTATCAAATTAATGTACCGTGAGGAAAAAGCAACTTCAGGTGAAATTACTGTTAATGGTATTAATTTAGGTGATTTAAAAAACAAAAAAGTGCCTTTCTTGCGCCGTCAACTAGGTGTTGTTTTCCAAGATTTCAAATTACTTCCAAGATTAAATGTCTATGAAAATGTAGCATTTGCACTTGAGGTAATTGAAGAGGAACCTGTTGAAATTCGTCGTCGAGTTATGGAAGTTTTAGATCTTGTCGGATTAAAGCATAAGGCAAGAATGTTCCCAAATGAACTTTCTGGCGGGGAACAGCAACGTGTTTCTATTGCACGTTCTATTGTAAATGTACCAAAGGTAGTAATCGCAGATGAACCAACAGGGAATCTGGACCCAGAGACATCATGGGAGATTATGAATTTATTTGAAGAAATTAATGCACGGGGAACGACAATTGTAATGGCAACCCACAACCGCGAAATTGTGAATACCATTCGTCGTCGAGTTATAGCGATTGAAGGCGGTATGATTGTCCGTGATGAGCACGGAGGTGACTACGGCTATGAAGCTTAA